The genomic region GTGAATCACGAAGTAAATAAGGCTGGTTTAGTCGATATTTTAGGGGCTAGCGGCGATATTAACGCCCAAGGGGAAGATCAGCAAAAGCTAGATGTGCTGGCCAACGAGAAATTTATACAATCCCTTACCAATCGTGAAATTGTCTGCGGAATTGCTTCAGAGGAGGAAGACGATTTTGTGGTAATTAATAGTCACGACAATAATCACCAAAACAAATATGTAGTACTTTTCGATCCCCTGGACGGTTCGAGCAATATAGATGTGAATGTTTCCGTAGGATCCATTTTTTCTATTTACAGGCGGGTAACTCCCATAGGTACACCCGTAACGATTGAAGATTTTCTGCAACCGGGGCGCAAACAGGTAGCGGCAGGTTATGTGGTTTATGGAACATCGACCATGTTGGTTTATACCACTGGGCATGGGGTTAATGGCTTTACTTTGAATCCGGCTATTGGTACCTTCTATTTATCTCATCCCGACATGCAATATCCGGAGAACGGACGTATTTATTCCGTGAATGAAGGTAACTATGTGCATTTTCCTGAAGGGGTTAAAAAATACATTAAATATTGCCAAATGGAAGAAGACGATAGACCTTATACGTCACGTTATATAGGTTCGCTGGTTTCTGATTTTCATAGGAATATGATTAAAGGAGGAATCTTTTTATATCCTACCAGCAGCAAGGCGGCCAATGGAAAATTAAGGTTGCTCTACGAATGTAATCCTATAGCATTTTTAGCAGAA from Galbibacter sp. BG1 harbors:
- the fbp gene encoding class 1 fructose-bisphosphatase; translation: MTKKNKTLGEFIIENQKAFPYSTGELSKLINAIRLASKVVNHEVNKAGLVDILGASGDINAQGEDQQKLDVLANEKFIQSLTNREIVCGIASEEEDDFVVINSHDNNHQNKYVVLFDPLDGSSNIDVNVSVGSIFSIYRRVTPIGTPVTIEDFLQPGRKQVAAGYVVYGTSTMLVYTTGHGVNGFTLNPAIGTFYLSHPDMQYPENGRIYSVNEGNYVHFPEGVKKYIKYCQMEEDDRPYTSRYIGSLVSDFHRNMIKGGIFLYPTSSKAANGKLRLLYECNPIAFLAEQAGGKASDGFQPILDIQPEELHQRVPFFCGSKNMVEKAEEFMKTYE